In Bradyrhizobium guangxiense, the following are encoded in one genomic region:
- a CDS encoding chloride channel protein — protein sequence MAPVPHPAKPAAAPAIRLLPLFLRNFVRNRETGLVLVAIVVGLLSGVLVAAISSLSQVSHALLFDIPFDAHLSATGVISWQRTLLVPMLGGLVLALIGLYFARRVKGQQLADAIEANALYGGRVSFRGSLLISIQTLLSNGFGGSVGLEAGYTQICSMFGSHVGQRLAARRNDMRLLVACGAAGAISAAFSAPLAGAFYAFEVVLGAYTSAGLVPVIASAVTAWLVARQLTHQSFLMVPGFPSPVSVEMIGQTVLIGIICAFISILVMLAVAFSERCFQRITMFKGLLRPILGGLLLGGLALLTPTVLGAGHGAMQILLVSNPTWLLLTTTIVFKILASAISLGSGFRGGLFFASLLLGALIGQLYSIVLSGPLPTIALQPGTAAIAALAALGTGVLGAPFSMVCLALEITGDFSVTVGAVVASSVCALIVRELFGYSFATWRFHLRGEVIRGPQDIGWVRQMSAASLMRTDFENALTTMPIGEAQKLFSPAQVRQIVLRDPNGIYAGIVPAATLHSVANQDDEQLGSLAQQQDECLLPTTPVREILKAFERSEADVLAVVDRTDHRATIGTLSEAHVLRTYGEELERRNQELFSR from the coding sequence ATGGCGCCGGTACCACATCCTGCGAAGCCGGCTGCGGCTCCCGCCATCCGCCTGCTGCCGTTGTTCCTGCGCAATTTCGTGCGCAATCGCGAGACCGGTCTTGTGCTGGTCGCCATCGTCGTCGGACTACTCAGTGGCGTGCTGGTAGCCGCGATCTCGAGCCTCAGCCAAGTCTCTCACGCCCTGCTGTTCGACATTCCTTTCGACGCCCACCTCAGCGCCACCGGCGTCATCTCCTGGCAGCGCACGCTGCTCGTCCCGATGCTTGGCGGCCTGGTGCTCGCGCTGATCGGACTGTATTTCGCCCGGCGCGTGAAGGGACAGCAACTCGCCGACGCGATCGAGGCCAATGCGCTCTATGGCGGCCGGGTGTCCTTTCGCGGCAGCCTGCTGATCTCGATCCAGACGCTGCTGTCCAACGGGTTCGGCGGATCGGTCGGGCTGGAGGCCGGCTATACCCAGATCTGCTCGATGTTCGGCTCCCATGTCGGCCAGCGCCTGGCCGCCCGCCGCAACGACATGCGGCTCCTGGTGGCCTGCGGCGCCGCGGGTGCGATCAGCGCCGCGTTTTCTGCACCGCTCGCCGGCGCCTTCTACGCCTTCGAGGTCGTGCTCGGCGCCTATACGTCCGCCGGGCTCGTGCCGGTTATCGCCAGCGCCGTCACCGCCTGGCTCGTCGCGCGGCAATTGACGCATCAGTCCTTTCTGATGGTGCCCGGCTTCCCCTCACCGGTTTCCGTCGAGATGATCGGCCAGACGGTGCTGATCGGCATCATCTGCGCCTTCATCAGCATCCTCGTAATGCTTGCCGTCGCATTCTCCGAGCGCTGCTTTCAGCGCATCACCATGTTCAAGGGCCTCCTGCGGCCGATTCTCGGCGGCCTCCTGCTCGGCGGCCTCGCTTTGCTGACGCCCACCGTGCTCGGCGCCGGTCATGGCGCCATGCAGATCCTGCTGGTCAGCAATCCAACCTGGCTCCTGCTCACGACCACGATCGTGTTCAAGATCCTCGCCTCGGCCATCTCGCTCGGCTCCGGCTTTCGCGGCGGCCTGTTCTTCGCGTCGCTCCTGCTCGGCGCGCTGATCGGACAGCTCTACAGCATCGTGCTGTCCGGCCCTCTTCCCACGATCGCGCTTCAGCCCGGCACCGCCGCGATCGCGGCGCTCGCCGCGCTCGGAACCGGCGTCCTTGGCGCACCGTTCAGCATGGTCTGTCTCGCGCTCGAGATCACCGGCGATTTCTCGGTCACCGTTGGCGCGGTGGTCGCTTCATCGGTCTGCGCGCTGATCGTGCGCGAGCTGTTCGGCTATAGCTTTGCGACATGGCGCTTCCATCTGCGCGGCGAGGTGATCCGCGGCCCGCAGGACATCGGTTGGGTCCGGCAGATGAGCGCGGCCTCCCTGATGCGCACCGATTTTGAGAATGCGCTGACGACGATGCCGATCGGCGAGGCGCAAAAGCTGTTCTCGCCGGCGCAGGTCCGCCAGATCGTGCTGCGCGATCCCAACGGCATCTATGCGGGCATCGTCCCTGCCGCGACACTGCATTCCGTCGCCAACCAGGACGACGAGCAGCTCGGGTCACTGGCTCAGCAACAGGACGAGTGCCTGCTCCCGACCACCCCGGTGCGCGAGATCCTGAAGGCATTTGAACGCAGCGAAGCGGATGTGCTCGCAGTCGTCGACCGCACCGACCATCGCGCGACGATCGGCACGCTGAGCGAAGCCCATGTCCTGCGCACCTACGGGGAAGAACTTGAGCGCCGGAACCAGGAGCTGTTCTCGCGTTGA
- a CDS encoding formylglycine-generating enzyme family protein — translation MGSDGGGFVEDGEGPMRLLTLSPFAIACHTVSNLQFGDFVRATGYTTDAERYGWSFVFDGLLPEETRANRTTRVQETPWWVPVTRAYWAQPEGPSSSILDRLDHPVVHVSWNDAQAYCQWTSTRLPTEAEWEMAARGGLDQATYPWGNEPQPRGEHRCNIWQGDFPDRNTMDDGYFGTAPVHAFTPNGYGLHNAAGNVWEWCEDYFSPSYHRLTPSRDPLNREPAPNRSMRGGSFLCHESYCNRYRVAARSSNTPDSSSSNIGFRVVRTEPLRDPA, via the coding sequence ATGGGATCCGACGGCGGAGGCTTTGTCGAGGACGGCGAAGGCCCGATGCGGCTCCTCACGCTGTCGCCGTTTGCCATTGCCTGTCACACCGTGAGCAATCTGCAATTCGGCGACTTCGTCCGCGCCACGGGCTACACGACAGACGCCGAACGCTACGGCTGGAGCTTTGTCTTCGACGGGCTGTTGCCGGAAGAGACACGTGCGAACCGCACGACGCGCGTTCAGGAAACGCCATGGTGGGTCCCGGTGACGCGCGCCTATTGGGCGCAGCCGGAAGGACCGTCGAGCAGCATTCTCGACAGGCTCGATCATCCCGTCGTCCACGTCTCCTGGAACGACGCGCAGGCCTATTGCCAATGGACCAGCACGCGTCTTCCGACCGAAGCGGAATGGGAGATGGCCGCGCGCGGCGGGTTGGACCAAGCCACCTACCCCTGGGGCAATGAGCCGCAGCCCCGCGGCGAGCATCGCTGCAATATCTGGCAAGGCGACTTTCCCGACCGCAACACCATGGATGACGGCTATTTTGGTACGGCGCCCGTTCACGCCTTCACGCCCAACGGATATGGCCTGCACAATGCCGCGGGAAATGTCTGGGAATGGTGCGAAGACTATTTTTCGCCGAGCTATCATCGCCTCACGCCATCGCGAGATCCCTTGAACCGCGAGCCTGCTCCCAACCGGTCGATGCGCGGTGGATCCTTCCTCTGCCACGAATCCTACTGCAATCGCTACCGCGTCGCGGCGCGAAGCTCCAATACGCCCGATTCCTCGTCCAGCAATATCGGCTTCCGCGTCGTGCGCACCGAACCGCTGCGGGATCCGGCCTAG
- a CDS encoding arylsulfatase, which yields MPNGAKTPDSPNILLILNDDMGFSDIGCYGGEIQTPNLDRLAANGFRYSQFYNTARCSPSRASLLTGLHPHQTGIGILTYSNGPEGYAGNLNKSCVTIAEALKSRNYTSYLSGKWHIASSLTEPTDAWPMQRGFDHFYGTIIGAGSFYHPNTLTRGNNNIEHEAEKDPSFFYTDAISDQAAAFIRQHKAEKPDAPFFQYVAYTAPHWPLHAHDEDIAKYKGRFDAGWDRLREERLKRLVDDGIIHPDWRLTDRDPTQPPWTEAEQREWTLRCMEVYAAQIDRMDQGIGRILKALEETGQMDNTLIIFLSDNGACAEDIPEGVTAKELVDQLMIAKATTRDGRPVRFGNDPTLMPGAEDTYQSYGTAWANLSNTPFRLYKHWIHEGGIATPFIVHWPRGISEKGGLRHNPSQLPDVMATILDVTGATYPKEYNGNAILPCEGESLVPSFASAYGNRGPLFWEHEGNAAVRVGKWKLVRKYPGPWELYDMETDRTEMNDLAAQHPDRVREMTTQYQQWANRCGVIPREKILELMKAEGGTAFWEEEKQK from the coding sequence ATGCCGAATGGCGCAAAGACCCCCGATAGCCCCAACATCCTGCTCATCCTCAACGACGACATGGGCTTTTCGGACATCGGCTGCTACGGCGGCGAGATCCAGACGCCGAACCTCGACCGCCTCGCTGCCAATGGCTTTCGCTACTCGCAGTTTTACAACACCGCTCGCTGCAGCCCCTCACGAGCCTCGCTGCTCACCGGCCTGCATCCGCACCAGACCGGCATCGGCATCCTCACCTACAGCAACGGCCCCGAGGGCTACGCCGGCAATCTGAACAAGAGCTGCGTGACGATCGCCGAAGCCCTGAAGAGCAGGAACTACACGTCCTACCTCAGCGGCAAATGGCACATTGCCAGCAGCCTGACCGAGCCGACCGATGCATGGCCGATGCAGCGCGGCTTCGACCACTTCTACGGCACCATCATCGGCGCCGGCAGCTTCTACCATCCCAACACGCTCACCCGCGGCAACAACAATATCGAGCACGAGGCGGAGAAGGATCCGTCATTCTTCTACACCGACGCGATCAGCGATCAGGCCGCGGCTTTCATCCGCCAGCACAAGGCGGAAAAGCCCGACGCCCCGTTCTTCCAGTATGTCGCCTACACGGCGCCGCACTGGCCGCTCCACGCCCATGACGAGGATATTGCGAAGTACAAGGGCCGCTTCGACGCGGGCTGGGACAGGCTGCGCGAAGAGCGTCTCAAGCGCCTCGTCGATGACGGCATCATCCATCCGGACTGGCGCCTGACCGATCGCGATCCGACCCAGCCACCGTGGACGGAAGCGGAGCAGCGCGAATGGACGCTGCGCTGCATGGAGGTCTACGCAGCCCAGATCGATCGCATGGACCAGGGCATCGGCCGCATCCTGAAGGCGCTGGAAGAGACCGGCCAAATGGATAACACGCTGATCATCTTCCTCTCCGACAACGGCGCCTGCGCCGAGGACATTCCGGAAGGCGTCACGGCAAAGGAGCTGGTCGACCAGTTGATGATCGCCAAGGCGACGACACGCGACGGCCGGCCGGTGCGCTTCGGCAATGACCCGACCTTGATGCCCGGCGCCGAGGACACCTATCAGAGCTACGGCACCGCCTGGGCCAATCTCTCCAACACGCCGTTCCGTCTCTACAAGCACTGGATCCACGAGGGCGGCATCGCGACGCCGTTCATAGTGCACTGGCCGCGCGGCATCTCCGAAAAGGGCGGCCTGCGGCACAATCCAAGCCAGCTCCCGGACGTGATGGCGACCATCCTCGACGTCACCGGCGCTACCTATCCCAAGGAGTATAACGGCAACGCCATCCTGCCCTGCGAAGGGGAGAGCCTCGTGCCGTCATTCGCCTCGGCGTATGGCAACCGTGGCCCGCTGTTCTGGGAACACGAGGGCAATGCGGCCGTGCGCGTCGGCAAGTGGAAGCTGGTCCGGAAGTATCCCGGGCCCTGGGAGCTCTACGACATGGAGACCGACCGCACCGAGATGAACGATCTCGCCGCGCAGCATCCGGATCGCGTCCGCGAGATGACGACGCAGTATCAGCAATGGGCCAACCGCTGCGGCGTGATCCCGCGCGAGAAGATTCTCGAACTGATGAAGGCCGAAGGCGGCACCGCCTTCTGGGAGGAAGAGAAGCAGAAATAG
- a CDS encoding GntR family transcriptional regulator, with product MAIQTRKKKPAPLGSDVVAEGSTPLHIQIRESIRSQVRDGKLIDETGRLMTEAELGRHFGVSRITIRNAIAPLVNEGMFDRSRGRGTFLRSNQPENWVGHLMGFSETIRDAGYQAGAKILQQGMTNRHDAAVREQLRERAVWQLRRLRLADDTPIAIEHAFYPPDIGLELEKRDLVSIIMYRVFEDELGLAIKDAQQTISADLADAGSAKLLGVKVGSPLLAIERVTFGKDGRALELLRAVYLPKYFRLSISLTRRH from the coding sequence ATGGCTATTCAAACACGCAAGAAGAAGCCCGCGCCGCTCGGCAGCGATGTCGTTGCGGAAGGCTCGACGCCCTTGCATATCCAGATCCGCGAATCCATCCGCAGCCAGGTGCGCGACGGCAAGTTGATCGACGAGACCGGTCGCCTGATGACCGAGGCCGAACTCGGCCGCCATTTCGGAGTCAGCCGCATCACCATCCGCAACGCCATCGCGCCTCTCGTGAATGAAGGCATGTTCGACCGCTCGCGCGGCCGCGGCACCTTCCTGCGCTCGAACCAGCCCGAGAACTGGGTCGGCCATCTCATGGGGTTCTCGGAAACCATCCGCGACGCCGGCTACCAGGCTGGTGCGAAAATCCTGCAGCAGGGCATGACCAACCGGCACGACGCCGCCGTCCGCGAGCAGCTTCGCGAACGTGCCGTCTGGCAGCTTCGACGCCTGCGGCTCGCAGACGACACGCCGATCGCCATCGAGCACGCCTTCTATCCGCCGGACATCGGTCTCGAACTGGAGAAGCGCGATCTGGTCTCAATCATCATGTACCGCGTCTTCGAGGACGAGCTTGGCCTCGCCATCAAGGACGCCCAGCAGACCATCAGCGCCGACCTCGCCGACGCCGGCAGCGCCAAGCTGCTGGGGGTGAAGGTCGGATCGCCCCTGCTTGCCATCGAGCGCGTCACCTTCGGCAAGGACGGACGGGCGCTCGAGCTGCTGCGCGCCGTTTACTTACCGAAATATTTCCGCCTCAGCATCAGCCTGACGCGCCGCCACTAG
- a CDS encoding ABC transporter ATP-binding protein has protein sequence MSSQGQVSFRNIVKMHGEFAALKGVNFDIKPGEFFALLGPSGSGKSTTLRILAGLDAPTAGRVLIDDKDVTSTDARDRDIAMVFQSYALYPHMTVAENIAFPLEMAKLPKAEITPAVKDAARKVKIEHLLDRKPGQLSGGQQQRCALARAIVRKARLFLLDEPLSNLDAKLRLETRAELKKLQRSLGVTAVYVTHDQEEAMTLADRMAVFMSGEIQQVGTPAEVFARPNSIDIAGFIGNPPMNLVRARYVDGDVIIAGHRLKTTATTAGEHDVVVGLRPGALRMTEGGIGARVDLIEDLGDTAVLDLDCAGTMIRMRVADGNIPGEGDTISITARPQDIHLFDPATRMRL, from the coding sequence ATGAGCAGCCAGGGTCAGGTCAGTTTTCGCAACATCGTCAAGATGCACGGCGAGTTCGCCGCTCTGAAGGGCGTCAATTTCGACATCAAGCCGGGCGAGTTCTTCGCGCTGCTCGGCCCGTCCGGCTCCGGCAAGAGCACGACGCTGCGCATCCTCGCCGGCCTCGATGCGCCGACCGCCGGCCGCGTGCTGATCGACGACAAGGACGTCACCTCGACCGATGCGCGGGACCGCGACATCGCCATGGTATTCCAGAGCTACGCGCTCTACCCGCACATGACGGTGGCCGAGAACATCGCCTTTCCGCTGGAGATGGCCAAGCTGCCGAAGGCCGAAATCACGCCTGCCGTGAAGGACGCGGCGCGCAAGGTGAAGATCGAGCATTTGCTCGACCGCAAGCCGGGCCAGCTCTCGGGCGGCCAGCAGCAGCGCTGCGCGCTGGCCCGTGCCATCGTGCGCAAGGCTCGCCTGTTCCTGCTCGACGAACCTCTCTCGAACCTCGATGCCAAGCTGCGGCTGGAAACCCGCGCCGAGCTGAAGAAGCTGCAGCGCTCGCTCGGCGTCACCGCGGTCTACGTCACCCACGACCAGGAAGAGGCCATGACGCTTGCGGACCGCATGGCGGTGTTCATGTCCGGCGAGATCCAGCAGGTCGGCACGCCCGCGGAGGTGTTCGCCCGCCCGAACTCGATCGATATCGCCGGCTTTATTGGAAATCCCCCGATGAACCTCGTCCGTGCCCGTTACGTGGACGGGGACGTCATCATCGCGGGCCACCGTCTCAAGACGACGGCCACGACCGCGGGTGAGCACGACGTGGTGGTCGGGCTTCGGCCCGGCGCCCTCCGCATGACGGAGGGTGGCATCGGCGCGCGCGTCGACCTGATCGAGGATCTCGGCGATACCGCCGTGCTCGACCTCGACTGCGCGGGCACCATGATCCGCATGCGCGTCGCCGACGGCAACATTCCCGGCGAGGGCGACACGATCTCGATCACCGCCCGCCCGCAGGACATTCACTTGTTCGATCCAGCAACACGCATGCGGCTCTGA
- a CDS encoding carbohydrate ABC transporter permease, whose protein sequence is MTARRLRIFALLAISMVFLLAWAFPIIWSVLNSLKTDSDVLAYPPKLAFAPTLEAYRDVLFGSGSILPNLLSSVIISVGTTVVTMLMAVPAAYALARLRFRGKKFAGFYVLATQMLPPVGIIIPYFLVLRNIGWIDTYQGIILIYLSFSLPFAIWLLVSYFEDIPFEMEEAAYLDGASRLRTLWRIIIPQVRGGIAVTIVFVFLNAWNEFLFAVVLSGNTVRPVTVAMFNFVSVEQTLWAKLAAVSVLAMLPVVVLGVVAQKHIVKGLMVGAVKGGGRR, encoded by the coding sequence ATGACCGCAAGGCGCCTTCGCATCTTCGCCCTGCTGGCGATCTCTATGGTGTTCCTGCTGGCTTGGGCATTCCCCATCATCTGGAGCGTGCTGAACTCGCTCAAGACCGATTCCGACGTATTGGCCTATCCGCCCAAGCTGGCGTTCGCGCCGACCCTGGAAGCCTATCGCGACGTGCTGTTCGGCTCCGGATCGATCCTGCCGAACCTGCTCTCGAGCGTCATCATCTCAGTCGGCACCACCGTGGTCACCATGCTGATGGCGGTGCCGGCGGCCTACGCGTTGGCGCGCCTGCGCTTTCGCGGCAAGAAGTTTGCGGGCTTCTACGTGCTGGCCACGCAGATGCTGCCGCCGGTCGGCATCATCATCCCCTACTTCCTGGTGCTGCGGAACATCGGCTGGATCGACACCTATCAGGGCATCATCCTGATCTATCTGTCGTTCTCCCTGCCCTTCGCGATCTGGCTCTTGGTCTCCTATTTCGAGGACATTCCTTTCGAGATGGAGGAAGCCGCCTATCTCGACGGCGCCAGCCGATTGAGGACGCTGTGGCGGATCATCATTCCGCAGGTCCGTGGCGGCATCGCCGTGACAATCGTGTTCGTGTTCCTCAATGCGTGGAATGAATTCCTGTTCGCCGTCGTGCTCAGCGGCAACACGGTGCGACCGGTCACGGTCGCCATGTTCAATTTCGTCTCCGTCGAGCAGACGCTGTGGGCCAAGCTCGCCGCGGTCTCGGTTCTCGCCATGCTGCCTGTCGTCGTCCTCGGCGTGGTCGCGCAGAAGCATATCGTGAAGGGCCTGATGGTCGGTGCAGTCAAGGGCGGAGGACGCCGATGA
- a CDS encoding carbohydrate ABC transporter permease, translating to MATTAVTSAGIASEAPRSDFGRVLAQRERRFAAALLAPAFLALLATTTFPLLFLVYTSAFRMDLAMPFTNGFVGFDNYQVLLSDERFWTSLLVSLVYTGSTVALQGIIGLALALLVMDMKRGQGWFRVIAILPVVLSPAVVGMIWRTFMLAPEFGIVDFLAINAGLGSKNWLGDPTLAMVSVIAIHTWQWTPFAFMVLLASLASLPEDIYEAARLDRASAWQRFRRITLPLLRPAIVMVIIMRTMVALTAFAAIFTVTAGGPGTATEILNLYAYRKSFTELSIGYGSALAVALLIVTIIISGILFAMRRAK from the coding sequence ATGGCGACCACAGCGGTGACATCGGCCGGGATCGCGAGCGAGGCGCCTCGCAGTGATTTCGGCCGCGTCCTGGCGCAGCGCGAGCGCCGGTTTGCGGCGGCCCTGCTTGCACCGGCGTTTCTCGCGCTGCTCGCCACCACAACGTTTCCGCTGCTCTTCCTGGTCTACACCAGCGCATTCCGGATGGATCTGGCGATGCCGTTCACCAACGGCTTCGTCGGGTTCGACAACTACCAGGTGCTGCTCTCCGACGAGCGCTTCTGGACCTCGCTGCTGGTGAGCCTGGTCTATACCGGCTCGACCGTCGCGCTGCAGGGCATCATCGGCCTCGCGCTCGCCTTGCTGGTCATGGACATGAAGCGTGGCCAGGGCTGGTTCAGGGTCATCGCCATCCTGCCCGTGGTGCTGTCGCCGGCCGTGGTCGGCATGATCTGGCGCACCTTCATGCTGGCACCGGAATTCGGCATCGTTGACTTCCTCGCCATCAATGCCGGCCTCGGCAGCAAGAACTGGCTCGGGGATCCCACGTTGGCGATGGTGTCGGTGATCGCCATCCATACCTGGCAATGGACGCCGTTTGCGTTCATGGTGCTGCTGGCCTCGCTCGCCTCGCTGCCCGAAGACATCTACGAAGCGGCTCGGCTGGACCGTGCCTCCGCCTGGCAGCGCTTTCGCCGCATCACCCTGCCCCTGCTGCGCCCGGCAATCGTCATGGTCATTATCATGCGGACCATGGTGGCGCTGACCGCGTTCGCGGCGATCTTCACCGTCACCGCCGGCGGCCCCGGCACGGCGACCGAGATCCTCAATCTCTATGCCTACCGGAAATCTTTCACCGAGCTGTCGATTGGCTACGGTTCGGCGCTCGCGGTCGCGCTCCTGATCGTGACTATCATCATCTCCGGCATCCTGTTCGCGATGCGGAGGGCGAAATGA
- a CDS encoding ABC transporter substrate-binding protein → MPSFTLTRRTLLKTGTAAAAFAALGPAFLRQAAAQDADLAPYKSAQIDWQQVSGETITVAVIPASYFENLITLAPQFKALTGIDVRFEKIPPAQIRQKSVIDLTSKTGTYATHAADPMYYALYAANKWAEPLDTYLADKSLTDPAWFKLDDIIPAWRSANGIDGKLYGMPYDGEVTIQVYRKDLYDAKGLKPADTLEAYMSNAAALNTPNDRVWGAALRGVAGAGQNMYIYPSIFREFGGDWMKGGKLTVNGPEAEAALAWYVDIMKKYAPTAAANWNWPDIADAFSQGTVASYIDAHSSASVINNPEKSKVIGKVAYARWPKGPSGKRTTSIWNWGFPINSALPEKKRKATWLFIQWAASAETQARTAHKFAGPTKRSGVNRTSVWKDPDYIKLMNGFGENFVEATMGALQEDTDVDWRPRVPQWPAIGDTMATAIQSALSGQATIKAALDDAQRRIEPMMRG, encoded by the coding sequence ATGCCGTCATTCACGCTGACGCGACGAACGCTACTCAAGACCGGAACCGCAGCCGCCGCTTTCGCGGCGCTTGGTCCGGCCTTTCTCCGGCAAGCTGCCGCGCAGGACGCCGACCTCGCGCCATACAAATCCGCTCAGATCGATTGGCAGCAGGTTTCCGGCGAGACCATCACGGTCGCCGTGATCCCGGCGAGCTATTTCGAAAACCTCATCACGCTGGCGCCGCAGTTCAAGGCGCTCACTGGCATCGACGTCCGCTTCGAGAAGATTCCGCCGGCGCAGATCCGGCAGAAGAGCGTCATCGACCTGACCTCGAAGACCGGCACCTATGCGACCCATGCCGCGGATCCCATGTATTACGCGCTCTATGCCGCGAACAAATGGGCCGAGCCGCTCGACACTTACCTCGCCGACAAGTCGCTGACCGATCCGGCCTGGTTCAAGCTCGACGACATCATTCCGGCCTGGCGCAGCGCCAACGGCATCGACGGCAAGCTCTATGGCATGCCCTATGACGGCGAGGTCACCATTCAGGTCTATCGCAAGGACCTCTATGACGCGAAGGGCCTGAAGCCGGCCGACACGCTGGAGGCCTACATGTCCAACGCCGCGGCGTTGAACACGCCGAACGACCGCGTCTGGGGTGCAGCCCTGCGCGGCGTCGCCGGTGCCGGCCAGAACATGTACATTTATCCGTCGATCTTCCGCGAGTTCGGCGGCGACTGGATGAAGGGCGGCAAGCTCACGGTCAACGGCCCCGAGGCCGAGGCGGCGCTCGCCTGGTACGTCGACATCATGAAGAAGTATGCGCCGACGGCGGCGGCGAACTGGAACTGGCCGGATATCGCCGACGCCTTCTCGCAAGGCACCGTCGCCAGCTACATCGACGCGCATTCGTCGGCTTCGGTCATCAACAATCCCGAGAAGTCCAAGGTGATCGGCAAGGTTGCCTATGCCCGCTGGCCCAAGGGTCCCTCGGGCAAGCGCACCACGTCGATCTGGAACTGGGGCTTCCCGATCAATTCCGCGCTGCCGGAGAAGAAGCGCAAGGCCACCTGGCTGTTCATCCAGTGGGCCGCGAGTGCCGAGACCCAGGCGCGCACCGCCCACAAGTTCGCCGGCCCCACCAAACGCTCGGGCGTCAACCGCACCTCGGTGTGGAAGGATCCTGACTACATCAAGCTGATGAACGGCTTTGGCGAGAACTTCGTCGAGGCCACGATGGGTGCCCTGCAGGAGGACACCGACGTCGACTGGCGTCCGCGCGTGCCGCAATGGCCGGCGATCGGCGACACCATGGCGACCGCGATCCAGTCGGCCCTCTCCGGCCAGGCCACGATCAAGGCCGCACTGGACGATGCGCAGCGCCGCATCGAACCGATGATGCGCGGCTGA
- a CDS encoding Bug family tripartite tricarboxylate transporter substrate binding protein, protein MTPFGRSKITDSTAPCANGFHLNRRSLLSFGAGAVLAATGVRPARAQDYPARPVQVLVPFAGGSASDVVTRILLNRMSTSLGQAFVVDNRPGAGGNIGTAAAAHASPDGYTLLMSTSGPLAANKSLYKDLPYDPLKDLAPIGLFATLPNVIVINSKLPPKSLAELIDYAKAHPRELNYGTVGVGSSQHLAAAYFEQLTGAELTHVPYRNIAAYTPDFIAGQVPLGFQLLPNVLGLIKSGDARPLAVANDKRMTALPDVPTAAEAGLKNYESAAWLALLAPANTEKPVIERLYKAMVEAVNDPKVRALFVEQGAEPLVMDPQGLKDFMASEAAKWARIIKKIGIEPM, encoded by the coding sequence ATGACACCGTTCGGTCGCAGCAAGATCACGGACAGCACGGCGCCATGCGCCAACGGCTTTCACCTCAACCGCAGGTCCTTGCTGTCGTTCGGCGCGGGCGCTGTGCTCGCCGCCACAGGAGTTCGTCCTGCACGAGCACAGGACTATCCCGCCCGGCCGGTGCAAGTGCTCGTGCCCTTTGCCGGCGGCAGCGCCAGCGACGTCGTCACGCGCATCCTGCTCAACCGTATGTCCACATCGCTCGGGCAGGCCTTCGTGGTCGACAACCGCCCCGGCGCCGGCGGCAATATCGGTACTGCCGCGGCGGCTCATGCATCGCCTGACGGTTACACCCTGCTGATGAGCACCTCCGGTCCGCTGGCCGCGAACAAGTCGCTCTACAAGGACCTCCCCTACGATCCGCTGAAGGATCTCGCCCCAATCGGCCTGTTCGCGACGCTGCCGAATGTCATCGTGATCAACTCAAAACTGCCGCCGAAATCGCTGGCCGAGTTGATCGACTACGCCAAGGCGCATCCGCGCGAGCTGAACTACGGGACGGTCGGCGTCGGCTCCTCGCAGCACCTGGCAGCCGCCTACTTCGAGCAGCTCACCGGTGCCGAACTGACGCACGTGCCCTACCGCAACATCGCCGCCTACACGCCGGACTTCATCGCCGGACAGGTCCCGCTCGGCTTCCAACTCCTGCCGAACGTCCTCGGTCTGATCAAGAGCGGTGATGCGCGTCCGCTCGCGGTTGCCAACGACAAGCGCATGACGGCACTGCCGGATGTGCCGACCGCGGCCGAGGCCGGCCTTAAGAATTACGAGAGCGCGGCCTGGCTCGCGCTGCTCGCGCCGGCGAATACCGAGAAACCCGTCATCGAACGGCTGTATAAAGCGATGGTCGAAGCCGTGAACGATCCGAAAGTGCGCGCCCTCTTCGTCGAACAGGGCGCCGAGCCGCTGGTGATGGACCCGCAAGGCCTGAAGGACTTTATGGCCTCGGAAGCCGCGAAATGGGCGAGGATCATCAAGAAGATTGGCATTGAGCCGATGTGA